GTTACTGGCAGTTTCCTGGACTTGAATCAAGTCTATTCTTAGACTAAAACACTGTAGCTTTCTTAGTGAAGATTTCCAACAGGCTATGCTAGTATCTTTCCAATGCTAGATGTTTGACTTTGATAGTAGAACTGACAGAACAGTGAGTCAGCGCCACACCTGACCCAGGCTGTGTTTGCATAATGCCTTTCGATatgttgtttctgtgttttatcaGCTCTGTGCACAAAATGGCTCTGTGTAATACTTTGTGGACTGTTATTAGATATTAGATATGTGGTGGTCATTTCTAGATGATTTCCACATTCTTGAGTTGTTGCGGTAATAAATTATGTATTATCATTTATGTAAGGGgaccatcacttttttttctctgcgtATTGCTTTTTATAGCTTTATATTGATAGATGTTTAGGTCAGTTACAGGATTTCTTTCCCCCCCTCATGTTGTGATGTgactgtatttttttaatggaaaaataaaccttttatttttgtttacagACCCTGGCTTTGTCCTACATGACTGGATCCATTTCCAGGTAAAACAAACGTACACAGTCCATGCAGTAGTATATAAACATCTAGTGGTTAGTTTCCCTCAGAATGAACTCTGTGTTGCTTCATGTTTTTAGTTACTACGATACAAAAGCAGTGTTTCTCGCTCTGGGGATCACTGCCGTCGTCTGCATCGCTGTCACCGTCTTCTGCTTCCAGACaaaggtagtgtgtgtgtgtgtgtgtgtgtgtgtgtgtgtgtgtgtgtgtgtgtgtgtgtgtgtgcgcgcgcgcttATTAGCTTCAAATGGCCACTGTGTATTTGTGCGGTCACGTGTATCAACCTGTTGGTTTCTCTTTCTAGGTGGACTTCACCAAGTGCCAGGGCCTCTTCTGTGTCCTGGGTATTGTGATGTTGGTGACTGGCATCATTGCAACTATTGTGCTGTCATTCAAATATGTGAGTTTTTCTGTAAGGCTGATTAGAACAAAACACAGCTTCCTGATAACACACAAGTTTCCATCATTgtaatgcctgtttgttgttgCAGATTCTGTGGCTTCATATGCTTTATGCAGCGATGGGAGCCATAGTTTTCACTATGGTGAGTGTTACGCAATTTCACCATTGATGGTGGTTTGTTACTGTAATTTTTGTTACAGTTGCACTGGTGGTAGTACATGTGTAACTCTTTCAGATCGTGTTCGAGTGTAATATTGAATGTTTCTTGTTTGTCTTGTAGTTCCTAGCGTACCACACGCAGCTGCTGATAGGGAACAGGAAGCACTCTATCAACCCAGAGGAGTACGTGTTCGCTGCGCTCTCAATCTACGTTGACATCATTCAGATTTTCCTTTTCCTGCTGCAAATTATCGGTGCTTCGACCAAATAAGTGCACCCAAGGGTACGCAAGCAACTTGGGTCAACAGAGTGCAGATTAACGCCTCCAAAACCATtctgtgcctttttttttttttaaaccttttgctttgttttcagcCAGAATCAGAatacatttataaaatcatgatGCACTCCGGTGAAAATGTCTTAGGAATGAATTTGAGATTTGGTCCTATGACCAAAAAGATTTTTTCCTGAAATTAAtttttgtgtttctgtattAAGTGACTTATCAGTGGTTTAAAAAGAATATTAATACTACAGTATAAATACAGCAAATACCTTGAGACACTGGATTTAAGTTGAGGCAGACAGCGTCTCAACCTTTCTTCTCTGCATGTAGAAACTGTGGCCAATCTGTATATATGTTGAGAAAATGAGCAACcatgtttattttatgtttaaactCCCAATTTGCCAACAAAGAGGCCCACCTCTCTGGTTGGCTTTGAAGTACAGTAGGGGTTGGCAATACCACAAAATTTGTTGATACCAAGTAATATCAGGGCCAGGATCGTATTAATACCGATACTGATActctttatctttatttatttaagtgtATGAATCATTAATAGGCTActtctaaatacattttatttaccaaTAATTAGTTTTTCAAACATAAggcatttctttttacattatatattattatacgCTGTTTATAGTtccacattttgggaaatactttTCTGAGTTTGATGAAAGGATtgtcaggttaaaaaaaatgcctaCTAGCACTTCTAAAGCTAACTACTTATCTTATTATATCGTTTGTTTAATTCCTAAAAGAACAAAGTGTTTGCTGGACTTTTTCTTCTAGTAACTTCCTGAGCTCGTTTTTATActaaggtttttgtacagactAAACAAACAAGGTAGAAAGTGTTATTTAGCGAGCTTTACACGTGCTGGTAggtttgttacctttggacagaccAGGCTAACCGTTTCCCGTTTTttttagtctttatgctaaactaagctagcCCGTTGCCAGCtcgcttcatatttagcatacagacatgagtgATATCGATCACCTCTTTTAACTCTCAGCAAATGTATCAAGTGAATGagcatatttctcaaaacattgAACTTTAATGATGTGCATGTCAGAAGGCAAAGCAGGCTTTCATGGTAAATAGTAATTGAGATGTGAAGAGAAGTgtttatgtgtaaaaaaaaacaaaccgtgATGTTACATGATGTAACCTTTGGTAAACTACACATGGTGTCTGCAGTATTGATACTTTAGTGATAGATCTGCACACCCCTGAAAAACAGCTCGGTACACCTAATGACAGCCACTGACCTGCTGTCATGGCTTCATATTAACAAGCCTTTGCTAAAGGTTTAATCCACATGTTGCTATATTGTAACTATATATCGTAACTATATGCATTATACATCACTACAGTGCCTTCACAGGGTGAGGTTTCTgcgtttagattttttttttttactttaagaaGGGTTCTATTCCACCAGTGTTTATAGTATTGATACATATGTTCATGTATTCTCATCCAATCTGGGTCAGATACTGAGTGCCAGCAGGGTGGGTTTGTCCATACAGGATAACACAATCGGGGCCATGGTGTTAAGTTATTGGGACATTCCTGAAAGTCAGTGAGTTCAAGCTAATGTGTCCAAAGGCTCCTAAATGATCAACCCCAACCAGCTGGTCCTCTGCACATGTTTATATTCAGTATAGACCCAAGTTACATAAAACCCTTGACTCAAACAACTAAGGCAGACATTTTAATATGTGCAGCACAGATGGTCAGTGTGGGGGTATGGTAGGGTGATGAGAAAATGTATTTGCCTTTTcatattaaataaacatttgtaTTTCATATGTAGTTGTACCATTGGTgatactttttcatttttgtattcacacatttataaatatacatttatttgctTTATCATATTTATAGAACATCAGCATTTAGGCTAATAAATGGGATAATTCCTTAGATTCAATGAAGTGGTCAACCTAAGCAGTGTGATCCATCTTTGTTCATAAGCAAGATAAATCTAATAcgaagcaacaacaaaaaggctGTCCTGATTAAAGGCTCAGTCAAAAGCACGTTCCTGCATCTGCCTCTAGAAGAAACCGTCTCAGAGGTTCTCTTTTGTAATCAGTCTTTGGGCTGTAGTGCAGTGGAGTCACCGTCTCAGTGGTGACATTCAGGATATGGTAGAAATCATTGCAGCCATATATGTACATCATTGTTCCAGTTTGACATCCTCTGCATGATGGCGGTAGCGACTGCCTTCATATTCTCCCTCGTTTGACCTTTTCATCCTCTGGCGAACTTTCAGCTGCTTCAGTCGGTTCTTGTCCACTTCTCTCTTGGCCAGGAGGAAGCCGATAATTCCAGTGGGTAGGCCTATCATCCTGGAGGAGGGTGATTGGTAATTATATTGATTATCATACTCAGTgggcaacacatacagtatccaTTATTGATGCTAAATCTAGATATACTCCACATATTGTAGTACGGAGGGAGCCAATTGGGTGGGAATGCAAAATGTTTGATTCATGGTTGGAAAGCTAGTTTTAGGAGATTTCAAtctcatgtgtttgtgtttcttgtaATTAAATCATCCAGTCTTTGCTCTCTAGGAATACACAATGTTAGTTGTAACACTACTTaattgccagtttattaggtacacctagtttgaactaatgcagtctaaatacaacagtcctgcaaaGGATTGTTACCTTCATGAAGGTTTTTGTTGAAGCTGTTTCAATCAATTGCTGTTGAGTTGTATTGCGTTAAGAGTTGATTGAAATATTTTGTCCACCTTGTTTTTACGAGTGAGTGTAGAGATTATAATGTAAATTATATTATCTTCATGAAGATAGGATTTGCAAAACTGCTGTACCTAATGCTGCCCAGCAGCAGTAGTCATAGTGCAgagaaacattgatgataaTCAAGGCAAATTGCTccttatactgtacataaagaAAAATAGTCTGCCGATGTTTGGTACTAACCTAAATTATAAACATATTGTCTCATGAAAGACAAACTGTAGTATAACGCCTTATGTGTAGCAGAATGTAACTCAAAACCAAAAGGTCTCTATGTGCACagttacatttagatttaggtGAGAATGACTAAATCTATTTCATAATATTTTACTGCTCATTAAACTTTGACTTAGGGGCTACATTTTGTAGTACAATGTCTGGGATCTTTTTTGTGGAAATCTCTTTGTTGAGCTGGTGACAGGAGAGTTCTTTGTTTGGATTGAAATGCTATATGTAAGAAATTATGTCTTACCACTTTAACTGTTTGGTGTCTTAGAAGTCCAAGTTGGATGTACACTTATGTTTGTGCAATAAcgaacaaacattttttttctcctactagTAATGCTGCCAATGATACTACTTCTGTATGTGCTACATCAGCACTACTCCATACAGCCGCAAATACTAGTGTTACTGCTGATACATCTGCTACATTTAAATCAAGGTAAATTCCAACAAGTGTGGTTTAGTTATTTTTGCTCATCTACAAATCCTTTCTAGTTATTTTTGTTAAGTCACTAAGGGTGTGCATGAATGAAGAGAAGAGACTCACCAGGCATAGCCAATCCCCATCATGGGGTTCTTCCCCTTTTTCTTGGGGATGTATTCAGGACCCTCTTCCTCCTCGGCCCTCTTATCTTCTGTGTGGCTGCCGGCTGTGctgtggggctggctgctcTTCTGTGGATCTGTCCTTGAGCTGCACAGGGAGGCAGCAGGGGAGACATGTAGCGGCCGATACTGAGCAGCATGCAGCCGCAAACACTGACACACTGTCGGGGTTTGGCTCCACCGGCCGGAAACAAGGTGCACACctaacaggaaaaaaaaagaccttTGTTCTTCAATTATAAGACTTCTGTCCCCTCTGCGACGGGGTTAATGTGAGCGTTGAGTCTGGTTATGtcatgtaaaaagaaaatgcgCGTGTTGTCCAAAATATTAGAAAGTAACGTTAACGCTACAATGACGTTATTTCATGTTACAAAAATGCCTCTGCCACAGCTCCTGCCAAATGTAGCTTTAATGTTAACTTCATTAATATCTTGAGGGCCACTTCTACAGAACGTGCAATGTTAACACATTTGTATTTTACCTTTCAGTGTCGTCCCGACTGCAGTCACGTAGCGTGCCGCCATGTTTGTTGAATAATGTCGGGCATGCGCAGTGACATTTTCACCATATCCGACTGCTGCCACCTAGCGGACAACATCGATGTAGTGCTGTGAACTACTGCAGGAAATCATTAACAGCACCAAGCGGTTTTGTGTAtgtcaacattttatttattaaaacatttccaTTTACTCCAAATCATACTTTTACAAAAGACACACAATATAACTTGAAACCACTGAGGTAAGTAAGCCTCAGCATATGCCTTGAATATACAGTTATTGATAATCAGCAACTACACAAATCAGGGTGGTTCCCCTGACTGAGGGCCAAACAGACCGAAGCCAGCAAACAACTGGAGGACAAAGAGCAGCATATTTACAGGTCTGTTTGACTAAGacacgctttttttttttatcttaaggAGCCCCAGAATTTTCTGTACAGTACAACATGTCAAATAACATCTCCAATGCTACTTTTATGTATGCGTTACATATGAACATTCAAAAACACCTTGAACATCAACTTCATTGTTGAGGTTTAATATCAACAATCATGGAAGCTGTAAGGGGAGTGGAGAAAAACTAAACCGAGGCACGAAGGGAGGAGTTTAATCTTCCAGGATGTAGTTGGGGTTGACAACCAGAACTTCTTCTTCTGTGATGGCAGATTCTGAGCCCTTCAGCCCCCCCTGAGACAGCTCAATGAGGATGTGATCCTGGAAAAGCAGACACACTTGGTCAAGTTATGTCCAAACTTTGAAAGACTTGTCTTTCGATTTGAAAATAGTGGCTGTA
This Sander lucioperca isolate FBNREF2018 chromosome 9, SLUC_FBN_1.2, whole genome shotgun sequence DNA region includes the following protein-coding sequences:
- the si:ch73-71c20.5 gene encoding DUF4748 domain-containing protein, which produces MAARYVTAVGTTLKGVHLVSGRWSQTPTVCQCLRLHAAQYRPLHVSPAASLCSSRTDPQKSSQPHSTAGSHTEDKRAEEEEGPEYIPKKKGKNPMMGIGYAWMIGLPTGIIGFLLAKREVDKNRLKQLKVRQRMKRSNEGEYEGSRYRHHAEDVKLEQ